A stretch of Brassica napus cultivar Da-Ae chromosome C6, Da-Ae, whole genome shotgun sequence DNA encodes these proteins:
- the LOC125588405 gene encoding uncharacterized protein LOC125588405, protein MARFSRQDKVQKTTNEQLAALVAALTAPDGQTSRPQLIRRLLFNKNPTAMGGNHVSDDSKPNEPLPADAPQIGPDLATIRDIAELKLGFQQMSSKIHQATSAAPQIESVLAATSRTPFTSALNNVQLKKIEKLPLPEYKPGGDPVEHMKAFNIAMARARLSDEERDAGYCKLFVETLHEQALTWFSQLEENSISSFRDLSAAFLKIYIMFTKRTATASILWNLSQTKDQSLRDYMEKFKAVVSRVAIPDDIAIDSLMNTLWFRSKFREDLYQNPTTSLQDAIARSHNFIRMEEDTKAIIRKMNAAKTSATKNADTRAEPRQHASSDKNSRKDGDMYIVNENNVPISTMVVRGEGWNKWVRELHSPDDPTNAVCRTQPVIAAGPTAGPSRTVDLSKH, encoded by the coding sequence ATGGCTCGATTCTCTCGACAAGACAAAGTTCAAAAAACGACCAACGAACAGCTAGCTGCTTTGGTCGCAGCACTCACAGCTCCTGACGGCCAGACGAGCCGTCCCCAACTGATACGCCGTCTCCTCTTCAACAAAAACCCTACGGCGATGGGCGGCAACCACGTCTCAGACGACTCAAAACCTAACGAACCCCTCCCCGCCGACGCTCCCCAGATAGGACCAGATCTCGCGACCATACGCGATATCGCCGAGCTCAAACTCGGCTTTCAGCAAATGAGCTCGAAGATCCATCAAGCTACTAGTGCAGCCCCGCAAATCGAGAGTGTACTCGCCGCAACCTCACGAACCCCTTTCACCAGTGCACTAAACAACGTGCAGCTCAAAAAGATAGAGAAGTTGCCCCTACCGGAGTACAAACCCGGCGGAGACCCCGTCGAACACATGAAAGCTTTCAACATTGCGATGGCACGGGCTCGTCTCTCCGATGAAGAAAGGGACGCTGGCTACTGTAAACTGTTCGTCGAGACTCTCCACGAGCAAGCCCTGACCTGGTTCTCCCAACTCGAAGAGAACTCGATTAGTAGTTTCCGTGACCTATCAGCGGCATTCCTCAAGATATACattatgttcacaaagcgcaccGCTACTGCTTCCATTCTATGGAACCTGTCCCAAACTAAAGATCAGAGCCTCCGCGACTACATGGAAAAGTTCAAAGCAGTGGTCTCAAGGGTCGCGATCCCAGACGACATCGCCATCGATTCCCTGATGAACACCTTGTGGTTCCGCTCCAAATTCCGTGAGGACTTATACCAGAATCCAACCACCTCTCTCCAAGACGCTATCGCTCGCTCTCACAATTTCAtccgaatggaagaagatacAAAGGCAATCATCAGAAAGATGAACGCGGCAAAAACTTCTGCGACAAAAAACGCCGACACTCGGGCAGAACCGCGTCAGCATGCCTCTAGCGACAAAAACAGCCGTAAAGACGGTGACATGTATATCGTCAACGAAAACAACGTACCGATTTCGACCATGGTGGTCCGAGGAGAAGGGTGGAACAAATGGGTCAGAGAGCTCCACTCGCCTGACGATCCAACTAACGCTGTCTGCAGGACTCAACCTGTAATAGCAGCAGGTCCAACGGCGGGCCCTTCCAGAACCGTCGATCTCTCCAAACACTGA